In the Streptomyces spororaveus genome, TGATTACGCCGACGCGTGCCCCATCGGGACGGTGGCGCTGGAGGTCGCCAGCAGCGATGAAGTGCTGCGGATCGCGACGGCGGAGGTGTTCGAGGAGTGGGTCGGCACCATGGCGCGTTGGTTCGGACGCTACGTGGCCGACCCGGAGGCGGCACGGTCCCTCGCGTACTCGATGGTCATGATGCTGGAGGGAGCTTTCATGCTCAGCCGAGCTGCCCGTGATCCGGAACCGCTGCGCGTGGCCGGCCGATCGATGGCCGAGTTGCTGCGCACCGTTCTCCCTCGGCAGAGTGAGGGCTGATCCCGGGCAGCGTGACGGACAGCCGGTGTGCGAGCGTGCCGACCGGCTGACCTGGACGCCTGCCGTCCTTCGCGCCTAGAGCGTGTCTCTTTGATGGGTTGGTCAGTTGATCGGATGTGTCTGTCCGATTAGTGATCACTGATGCGATGTGGGGCCGGATCGAGCCGCTGATGCCGGCCGATCCGGTCCGCGGCCGGCGGTGGGCCGACCACCGCCGCACCCTTGAGGCCATCGCTTGGAAGTACCGCACGAGCTCGCCCTGGCGGGACCTGCCCGACGAGCTCGGGTCGTTCCAGACCGCTCACAAACGACTGCTCAGATGGGCCGTCGACGGCACCTGGGAGAAAATCCTCGCCTCCGTCCTGGCAGCGGCGGACGCCGACGACGACATCGACTGGACCGTGTCAGTGGACTCCACGGTCGTCCGGGCCCACCAGCACGCGGCCGGCGCACGCAAAAGGGGGCGGCCCGCTCCGGCGAGCCCTCCGATCACGCGCTCGGACGCTCACGCGGCGGGCTGAGCACCAAGGTTCACCTGGCCGCGGACGGTGGGGCACGGCCGCTGGCATTCACCGTCACCGCAGGCCAGGCCGGTGACGCACCCGCCTTCGAGACGGTGACGGCCCGCATCCGGGTGCCCCGCAGAGGCACGGGCAGGCCGCGGACCCGCCCCTTCGTCGTTCTGGCCGACCGGGCCTACTCCTCCCGAGCCATCCGCAGCCACCTGCGACGCCGGGGCATCCGCGCGGTCATCCCGCAGCCGTCCGACCAGATCGGCCACCGCCTGCGGCGAGGCCACCGAGGCGGCCGCCCGCCTGGCTTTGACCGAGAGGTCTACAAGCAGCGGAACACGGTCGAACGCTGCATCAACCGGCTCAAGCAGTGGCGCGGCCTGGCCACACGAACCGACAAGCTCGCCATCGCCTACCAGGCCGCACTCCACCTCGCCGGCATCCTCATCTGGACCCGACGCTGACCAAAGAGACAGAACCTAGTCATCATGGAAGAGCGGTCAGTTCGGAGTTGTCGTAGGGAGCGGGCCCGTCGGGTCGATGTGGGTGTCGATCCAGCGGACGACGCTCTCCATGAAGGAGTCGAGCCCGGGCGTCACCTGCGCGGCCGCATCTCCGGAGGCGAGCCGGCGCAGGACCCCGGCGAGTGTGCCCAGCTCACCGCCGCCGCGGGCCGCCAACGCATCCAGGGACTGGGGAAGTTCGGCCGCCGCCCCCGCGTCGCCGTTCGCGGCGGCCACCACCCTGGAGAGGAGGTGCCGTATCGACTGGAGTACCCACAATGTGGGCGGGATGCCGACGTCGGTCGTCGGCATGTCGAGCAACCGGAAGACGATCACATGGTGGAGGGGTTCGAGGTTGTGGTCGGGCACGTCGGCTCTGTTCTCGAGCGCGCCACGCATGATGCGGACCAGCGGGCTCCACTCCGGAAATTCTCGGAGGTCGTCCAGCGCGAGGTGAGCCTGCCGGCGGGCGGTGTCGTCGCCGGCGATCGCGGCATTGACCGCTGACAGCACTGGGTCCCAGGCTGCGAGATGAGGGGCGAGGCGGAGATTGAGCTGATGCCAGGCACGCCGCAGGAGGTCGTCCAGCGTTCGCTGCGGCAAGAGGGGGTCCTCTGTGGTGAAGAGGCCGGGAAGGCTCTGTTCGAGAGGGATGCCGATGTGCTCGTACGCGGTCCGGTGCACGTCCGGCCAGTCGAGGGGGCAGGCCAGGACGCGTCCCCTGTACAGGTTGTCGGCCAGCTGGTTCGCCACGGAATCGGAGGCGCCGACACCGCCGAGCACGCACTCGATGACGGCTCCGATCAGGTGATTGCACAACGCTTGCAAGGGCTCTTCGGCGGCGATGTCGAAGTTGCCCAGGTTGAGGTGGCCGATGGCGAGATCATGGAGATCACCCGCTTCGGTGGAGTGGCGGAGGGCTTCTCGCTGCAGGCGGACAGCCACCTCGACGTGGCCCTGCAGGTGCTCGAGACTGGCCTGCGAACCCATGACCATCCCCAGCAGCTTCGGATCGAGCCCTTGTTCGGCTGCCCGGCGCACCCGCAGAAGCAGCTCTCGGGCGTCGTCGAAGCGGCCCAGCGCCATCAGTGGGGCGTGGCTGTGGAATTCGACCCGGACGGATTCGGTTTTGACCGCCATCCTCTGGCGCAGCAGGTTGAGGAGTTCGTTGTTGAGGTCGAGGGCCTGCTGCCATTCACGCAGGCCCAACGCGGCATGGAAGCCGGTCTCGAGGGCGGACTCGATCAGTCGCCGCATGTCCCGCTCGCGGGGGGAGCTGCCGGCCGTGGGCGTCAGGACCGACTGGCCGCGCAGGTGCTTCAGATCGCCCAGCACCCGGTGGAAGTCGCCCTGCTCGTAGGCTTCCTGCAGCTCATCCAGCCAGGTCCCGGATGCCGTCTGCGGCTGTTGAGTGCTCGGGGCCGGCTCTCCCGGGGTGACGGACGGGTCGGGGTCGTTTTCTGCCGGGGCGGGCGAGGTCCCTGACACCTGGGCGATCCACTGCCGGCAGAAGGAACGGACAGGAGCGGCGTCCGCCTCCTCGGCGCCCTGGCGCAGCCAAGGCAGCACGCTGCGTACCGTCTCCGGCGACGCGTCCCGGGAGAAGAGCACTTCGAGGAGCTGGTGGACCTGACTCCAGGTGCCTAGCCGCGCGGCGTACGGGACGGCATGGCGAGCAGCCGCAGCCTCCATGATCGTCAGTTCGCGGTCCGGGTAGTTCAGGGCTTCCGCGCTCATCATGCGCATCCAGAGTTCGGCGAGGCATCCGGAGACGGCCGGTGGGAACTCCGGTTCGGCCATGGCGCGCACGGCTTCTGCCACGGTGGGATGAATGCGGATGCAGAGAACGCCCTCGTCCTCCTCGTGGACGCCGACGACGAGACCGGGGTAGATCTCAACCGTGGCCTGACCCGTCATGGTGAAGGCGGTTCCGGGGCTGTCGGCGGAGCCCGGAATGGGTGGAAGCTCGACTTCGAAAGTGTTCTGTTCCGTCGCGCGTTCGACGGTCAGCAGCGCCCGTGCCTCGAGACTGCGCAGCAGGCTTTGCCAGGGTGGTGGGGTGCCCGGCCGGTTGAGGTGCTGCCACAGCTTCGGCCAGGCATCGTGGAGAACCCAGGGGATGCGGTCGTTCTCCTCCAGGTCGCACTGCAGAGCCCCCAGCAGCTGCTCGGGTTCCGGCAGTTGCCTGGTCACTGTGCCGGTCCAGTGGGTGATGGCGAGGTGGTCGTCATTCGGTTCGGCGTGGCGGAAGCCGCCGGGCGGGCCGGCGTCGAGGAGGACGTCGCGGGAAGCGTCGAGCAGCAGTCCTGGGTGGCCCCCACACGCTCGAAGGAGGCTGCGCATGGTCTCTCGGGACCTCGATCCCGCGCGGAAGAGCGCCGACATGTCCGGCAGCGACCTGGCCAGGAGCGCGGCTTCGCGGGTCGAAAGCGGCACGACAGGCAGACGCGTCACCCGGTCGTCCAGCCCGGGGACGGCACACGAAGTCGTCATGACCAGCCTGGACAGACCGG is a window encoding:
- a CDS encoding TetR/AcrR family transcriptional regulator, translated to MLFRRHGYSATGLKRIAAEADAPFGSIYHFFPGGKQQLAEDMIRTSGAEYGRMVLAVLDSAADPMESLVHAFEAAANDLAAADYADACPIGTVALEVASSDEVLRIATAEVFEEWVGTMARWFGRYVADPEAARSLAYSMVMMLEGAFMLSRAARDPEPLRVAGRSMAELLRTVLPRQSEG
- a CDS encoding CHAT domain-containing protein, coding for MLELQLRVEDFDGPRSWRWVLSREGEFLADHQVVIPEPCWEFDALQDLHGHLQWSGVPDISADGESEILTQVGHWAYTYALGAVGQALIAQSVPLTVRLITSAQTRHLALWPWELAVADSRTLASRDIRFVVDLDLQTPARPRAEAGQALRVLGLFSLPDDASPLNLRRERVALMTLFQEVSAVHRKAIDLRILQYGVTRKRLRDVVNDGQGWDVLHVSAHGSTAGLLLEREDGSPDLVTNEDLQILLGPLATRVKFAMVSSCSSGASESDAFAARVDELRPVHRNTRSPSDRTSPSPSLAAALAAQLGCWVLGMRYPVDDRFAIELSHRVYNRLIGDAAQSPPQALAFALSEGHEQSGRPTLAEMTPILFGRHGADLRLTAPALTGPPLGADRSRQQAFLPSPPAEFVGRAGLLTAASKALAPRSGASGVMLHGMPRVGKSACALELAHTHADRFAAVVWHEVRDDEHVGTALQRFAREFREQLEDAGLTPIATFDDPRTLDDPDLLARSLRLLSIFLTNNRVLVVLDNATPLLTGQGRWRDHRWGRLVDAVTGHSGLSRLVMTTSCAVPGLDDRVTRLPVVPLSTREAALLARSLPDMSALFRAGSRSRETMRSLLRACGGHPGLLLDASRDVLLDAGPPGGFRHAEPNDDHLAITHWTGTVTRQLPEPEQLLGALQCDLEENDRIPWVLHDAWPKLWQHLNRPGTPPPWQSLLRSLEARALLTVERATEQNTFEVELPPIPGSADSPGTAFTMTGQATVEIYPGLVVGVHEEDEGVLCIRIHPTVAEAVRAMAEPEFPPAVSGCLAELWMRMMSAEALNYPDRELTIMEAAAARHAVPYAARLGTWSQVHQLLEVLFSRDASPETVRSVLPWLRQGAEEADAAPVRSFCRQWIAQVSGTSPAPAENDPDPSVTPGEPAPSTQQPQTASGTWLDELQEAYEQGDFHRVLGDLKHLRGQSVLTPTAGSSPRERDMRRLIESALETGFHAALGLREWQQALDLNNELLNLLRQRMAVKTESVRVEFHSHAPLMALGRFDDARELLLRVRRAAEQGLDPKLLGMVMGSQASLEHLQGHVEVAVRLQREALRHSTEAGDLHDLAIGHLNLGNFDIAAEEPLQALCNHLIGAVIECVLGGVGASDSVANQLADNLYRGRVLACPLDWPDVHRTAYEHIGIPLEQSLPGLFTTEDPLLPQRTLDDLLRRAWHQLNLRLAPHLAAWDPVLSAVNAAIAGDDTARRQAHLALDDLREFPEWSPLVRIMRGALENRADVPDHNLEPLHHVIVFRLLDMPTTDVGIPPTLWVLQSIRHLLSRVVAAANGDAGAAAELPQSLDALAARGGGELGTLAGVLRRLASGDAAAQVTPGLDSFMESVVRWIDTHIDPTGPLPTTTPN
- a CDS encoding IS5 family transposase (programmed frameshift), with the translated sequence MWGRIEPLMPADPVRGRRWADHRRTLEAIAWKYRTSSPWRDLPDELGSFQTAHKRLLRWAVDGTWEKILASVLAAADADDDIDWTVSVDSTVVRAHQHAAGARKRGRPAPASPDHALGRSRGGLSTKVHLAADGGARPLAFTVTAGQAGDAPAFETVTARIRVPRRGTGRPRTRPFVVLADRAYSSRAIRSHLRRRGIRAVIPQPSDQIGHRLRRGHRGGRPPGFDREVYKQRNTVERCINRLKQWRGLATRTDKLAIAYQAALHLAGILIWTRR